Genomic segment of Primulina tabacum isolate GXHZ01 chromosome 11, ASM2559414v2, whole genome shotgun sequence:
AGTTCAACTGATCCGCTGATGTCCTACAACCCCAGTTTCTGCAATCTGAATTATTACccaagcattttgacatgacaTCGCTACGTGTAGATAAACTAAGGGAAGGATCTGCAGTCATGCTTGGTTTCATCTGAGAAAAGTCCCAGTCAACACTTGAATTTAATTTGATCAACTCTCCTTGTAAAGTCAGAGGCAATCCCAAGAAACTTTCAGTTATGCCATATATGCTCCTTTTTTCACAAAGATATCCTCCTTGGTTCCCAGAAGTCGAGCCAGATAAAGAATGCATATATTCCTTTGGAGAAAGACTAGGAAATGTTTGATACGGAGAAGGATGGGGAAATAAATTTGCCATCTTGCTTTGAGATGAAACTTGAGGCATATTGTCGATTTCTCCACTATTATACAGATAAGGAACTGAAGGCTTTTTATATGCATCCAAATAATCCTTCAAACACAACGGATGGAATATTGCACCAGAACTCCGTAAATCTTCAACCAGGCTCCCACAGTTAGAGTTCGATGGATCACACATCATCTTGATATTTTGTGTGTGACAAAAACACTCCAGAGGCATGCAAAAGAATCCAGGAGGATAGGCATTCACTGGAATTTGGGGTGCTTCTTTGAGGCCACTATCAAACAAATATCCTTTTAAGTCGTGCAACATGTTTTGATCTGATGTTACAGACCCGCTAAAAAATTCATTCATTTTGTGCTGCTTTAAGTAGTGTGTTGTATCGATAGAACTCCAATGGGAAGTTGATGGCTCCTTACATGAATGTCCAATGTCAATCTCCTTCTGTGTTCCGTTGGATAGTTCCTCATTTCCACTGGTTTCCCCAAGAGTTGAATCTTTTTCTATCCTCTGAACACCATCTTCACCAAAAGAAGCAGCAACAGCATCCATATCTGAACTATTTAATATCGGTACCTTCAAACATTCTACAGTAAGCAATGATTTTCTCGCCAGTTTAATCATGTCATCCTTTTCGGAGAAAGTAACgtgtttgttttctttttgttttccaAGATGATTCAGTTGAATAGGCTCCTGAAAGATATTTTTTGCTGAATTCTGAACCGAAATTACTTTTGAGTGATTCTTTAAAATACCACGCACGGGAAGTATTTGGTGTTGGTTCTCTGACATCAACTTATAAACATTATGAGCCATGGTCTTCTTATCTGCATCTAAATCACGTGGTCTTGATTTTCTCTTCTGGATCAAAACACGATCATGTATACCATATACTGACTCCTTATTGTATAATGGTATTAAATTTCTGTTAGCATTATCTTGAGTTCGTGACTTGAGCTTTAAACGTTTTTCCTGCCAAGGTTCAGGAAAGATTGAGAACAGAAGGAGAAACTGAAACTTTTCCAGTTAAAGGTTATATGGATAAgaaattattatcattattaaatTAAGAGAGAAAATATGTAATTCTAACTCCGTAAAACAATATAACAGACACAAAATGCCATAAACCTACAAGTTCTCGTACAAAATAAAGGTTGTAAGATCTTAAAGAAAATAATTGCAAGTCTTtccaaaaaaggaaaaaaaaacagTTAATAGCTATTTAGTACTTAAGCTGCTTTGGCTCTGGTACATTTTATTCTTAACAAATAATTCTAACACGAAAGGACGGAAGGTAAGTATACAATGAAGTGAAGATGAGTTAAGAAGGAAGCCAAAACATGGATTAAGCTTCATCaggaaaaaaaatccaaaaactAGCGATATGTGATGCGACTGGTCAACTGAAAATAAATACACTTTAACAACCAAAATTATTAGTTGAAAAACGTTATTAGTGATATTGTTTCTCTCTTTGCAATTACAAAACCTTTAATATATTTAAGGGCCATGTAACAGGTGAATAGTAAGTGATCTAGTTTCCATAGCCGTCTTTTAAGGCATATATTTCAATAAGGTTGCTTTTGTATTTTGGATTGAAGGATTTGAAAAATGATAATTCTCAAATCCATATAACAAATACATTCTAGTTGTTTGAATGACTCTTAAATCTACGAATTTCAAATCCTTTTATCTACAATTTTATGCTACTTTTCCATCGTACAAAAGCATTTAAAAAATCCTCCACAAAGTAATTTGAAATCCACACATTTAAATCCATTACTTGAACCTTCAACCCaaacataatttttaaaaaaaactaatctCGGAAATATCAGATGCCTGAGTGCCATTATTTGAGAGAGCAACAGCATGCATGAGTATCAATCTCTCTCTCTGAAATTATTTGCTTTCACTTACAAACCTATTCCACCTAGTTAATCCCATTTTCACCTTCAAAAACCCTACTTCACCATGCTACCAGTCCTCCAAGGTTAGAGTAAATATAATGTAACAAAGAAGACTGGCATTGAGTATTCCATCTATTCATTTCTTCAACAAAGAGACCACACTGTTTAGTGGCTGACTGAACCCATGTTGAAAGTTGTTCATGTCTACACATTGTTGTAGGTAAGTTTAGATCGAGGATAAACATATGGCAAAGTACTGAAATATGAATCGTCTCAACTTGTAATCATGAAAACTGTCAAATGAATAAAATGGATCGGTGAGATACACCTAAAATATCAAGACATTGATTGTTCAAGAGAAAC
This window contains:
- the LOC142517937 gene encoding uncharacterized protein LOC142517937 isoform X2; protein product: MAIDAVNSKMKKIVEGKGETSLRGVEDVEESDMDIEGVGVVKAPKKRSIVEIFAAAPLSVERVINRGEEKDNHDQELDGFSVNSEWGLKGKRNEKSKEQKKNKETMLRKLKNTKKARDSFKNKTRRGDSEMDILVPNKEKRLKLKSRTQDNANRNLIPLYNKESVYGIHDRVLIQKRKSRPRDLDADKKTMAHNVYKLMSENQHQILPVRGILKNHSKVISVQNSAKNIFQEPIQLNHLGKQKENKHVTFSEKDDMIKLARKSLLTVECLKVPILNSSDMDAVAASFGEDGVQRIEKDSTLGETSGNEELSNGTQKEIDIGHSCKEPSTSHWSSIDTTHYLKQHKMNEFFSGSVTSDQNMLHDLKGYLFDSGLKEAPQIPVNAYPPGFFCMPLECFCHTQNIKMMCDPSNSNCGSLVEDLRSSGAIFHPLCLKDYLDAYKKPSVPYLYNSGEIDNMPQVSSQSKMANLFPHPSPYQTFPSLSPKEYMHSLSGSTSGNQGGYLCEKRSIYGITESFLGLPLTLQGELIKLNSSVDWDFSQMKPSMTADPSLSLSTRSDVMSKCLGNNSDCRNWGCRTSADQLNLYPFQDDLKAKPLGISSNLDISKCQTNGKGNCDLGFQKFQGNEKIISTVRLMGKEFIVGGRLGELRDTLTCPSEIKFTSESMHSLPQFHDQTRMHKNNLPVQTLYATVSPDASFTVNRSKPEFPEALTRQCKSQIFSLELPTPILALQDSHPLFICRSNELKNKQNRLHTPKSAIRFPFMHPDIEASLNLKFIAIPWVDRSAGQKIYCNQKKIG
- the LOC142517937 gene encoding uncharacterized protein LOC142517937 isoform X1, encoding MAIDAVNSKMKKIVEGKGETSLRGVEDVEESDMDIEGVGVVKAPKKRSIVEIFAAAPLSVERVINRGEEKDNHDQELDGFSVNSEWGLKGKRNEKSKEQKKNKETMLRKLKNTKKARDSFKNKTRRGDSEMDILVPNKEKRLKLKSRTQDNANRNLIPLYNKESVYGIHDRVLIQKRKSRPRDLDADKKTMAHNVYKLMSENQHQILPVRGILKNHSKVISVQNSAKNIFQEPIQLNHLGKQKENKHVTFSEKDDMIKLARKSLLTVECLKVPILNSSDMDAVAASFGEDGVQRIEKDSTLGETSGNEELSNGTQKEIDIGHSCKEPSTSHWSSIDTTHYLKQHKMNEFFSGSVTSDQNMLHDLKGYLFDSGLKEAPQIPVNAYPPGFFCMPLECFCHTQNIKMMCDPSNSNCGSLVEDLRSSGAIFHPLCLKDYLDAYKKPSVPYLYNSGEIDNMPQVSSQSKMANLFPHPSPYQTFPSLSPKEYMHSLSGSTSGNQGGYLCEKRSIYGITESFLGLPLTLQGELIKLNSSVDWDFSQMKPSMTADPSLSLSTRSDVMSKCLGNNSDCRNWGCRTSADQLNLYPFQDDLKAKPLGISSNLDISKCQTNGKGNCDLGFQKFQGNEKIISTVRLMGKEFIVGGRLGELRDTLTCPSEIKFTSESMHSLPQFHDQTRMHKNNLPVQTLYATVSPDASFTVNRSKPEFPEALTRQCKSQIFSLELPTPILALQDSHPLFICRSNELKNKQNRLHTPKSAIRFPFMHPDIEGEVLSSQTRSSLNPSPLFVDVLEEGRFFRYCHSNCTFGGHRSLAMLETNLLD